ttctcactgtcaccaaagtgcttgctcatggggggcggggtcatctgatttttttcagaGCTATATTTTACATGTCAGTGTGGTCATACTGATAATAGTGCTTTCAACAATTACTCTTTTTATGATTTATACCTGGGTTTTCCCAGTTTTCCTCTATATTTCTCTGTGGCCATAAAAGCAGAGAACTTTCATTAACTCAGTATTTTAGTTAATGACAGATTACTTTCACAACTGGCATATGTTTCAACAACCTGCTCCCTGCTAAACATATGCCTTAACTGGCAGTATAACTTCATGTTTGCAGCATCAGATTTGATCAGCCAGTATTTATttcaacagtaaaataaaataaaataaaaaatagtaaaataaaaacaaaactgaagctgGAAAGTCAGTGTGCACACCCATAAAATACCAAGCTAAACGAAAATTTAAAATAGAGCTATAAAACATGTCATAAAGAGCATCACAGATCGATTCTGCTCATGTAATTATCACTGTatgaatatattttttgtgCAACATGACAATAAGCTGTCTGTGCAGCCAGCTAAAATTATTTAGACTTTCACTAAATTCTGGTCTTTTCTATTCCGATCTAATTTTGTGACCCTCGTTGATATTAACACAGCAACACTGTCCTTTTATAGGAAAGTCATCGGTCACATCTTAATTAGCTGATTAATATAAGGCCACATGAACTTTAATTGTAGGGTTCAGTTGTAGATGTAGCACTTGTCATACgcacaaagaaaaatacaatatgGAATATACACATACACCCTGAGCACCGTACAGTCATTAGTGTAGAAATATTTCTGGCTCCGTATTTTAAAGTCATGCTGCAGCCTCTGATCACAGCAGGAGTCTCGTCTTGAAGTAATGCAGACAGACCTTTAGAGAAGAAAAAGCAGTTGCAGAGCAGATGTGTTTACAGCATTTGTGGTAACAGATGTGGAAAAGCAGTAGTGTTACAGGTTCTCCTTGGAGCTACCAGCATGTGTTTGGACACACAGATGGAGCCATGAAGAGGTGAGTGAGTGTGCCCTTCTCAACAGTGCACCAAACCATCTGTGAACTGAAAGATACACAGGAATGCCACACATCTTCATCTGGTGTTGGAGTGAATAGATTAATCATGACTTATTGGCGCAAGTTTTAATTAGAAGGGATAGAACACCAAGTTCCTGCAGTTTGGCTTTAGCTACATCCTCCCAGCCCTTATTAGCCAGCGGGTTCCTGGGCGATGGATGCATGATGCCCTCAACACGCACACTGACACCTGCAGCAGACAGGGCCCGCCGTGCCCGTTGCTCTGCCACCTTTCCTACACCAATCACCATGGAAACGTTCAGTGCCTCCACCACCTGGCACAGTGCAACGTCACACAGGCGCAGCAGGGCCTCCCGTTCAGCTGCGGGCAGCTCGGGGGGTGTTAAATTCTTCCCGCTGTCGCTCATGAAGATTAACGGGCACAGGTTGTGCACAAAGCAGTGCTGGAAGAAGACCTCCGGGTCACCGCACAATTTTCTGAAGAAGCCCCAAAAACGAGCGCCGCTCACTTCGCTCTGAGTGCAGGAGAGCCCCGTGATTCGTCTCTTTGGGTGCTCATTTTGTGGGCGGCCGACCTCCCCCGTGATCTTCAGCCAGTCGACAACTGACTTCACCTCACCAAACGGGACCTGCGCAAAGAGAAACAGATTATTTAAAGCAGCTCTGAGGTCAGAGGGAGCCTGGGAGTCTTCATGATGCAACAGAGGGGTTTTATCATCTCTCCATTTTGTGGCTCCTCATTTTCTCTGTCCCTTGCAGTGACCCTGCATGCTTTCTCTACATGACGTCTCAATTCCTTAAATACATGTGGAGGAAACAGGATGGAGAGAGATAGGAGCTATAATAGAGGATGAAGAGCTGTATCCTTTACAGATGCCACAGCAGTTTAATATCCTCATCATACAGGAAGACGACTACTAATTGTCAGTTGGTTCAGTTATTTAAGATGATCAGCTCTTCTCATCAAACTTTCTGCCCCCTCACTGTTGTGTGTGCAATAACAAAATGTCAAAGTGCTACACTGggaattttaattaaaagtagcgCTAAATAAGGGTTGTGGTAATTACTGTTATAAACATGTAAGACCCTCAAATCCAGCATGAGGCCGTAATAAAACAGTGGACTGACAATGCAGCTGTGctaaacaacacatttaattaaCATGCTGTAAAATGACAGCGTGTTAATTAATTGAAGGTATGCGCAAGAGTATCTCTGAATAGGCTGAAGCTTGAAgctgcagaagaccacactggggaCCAGTCCTGTCAAGTCTTCAGTTTGCATTGTTGCTTTAATGACTGCAGTGTACCCATCCTCCGGTGTGATGCtctcatgtcaatatggaccaaaatctcgattgtttccagcatcttgttgaatctgtgacacgaagaattaaggcagctctgaagCCAAATGGGGGGTCCGACCTAGTACTAGCAAtgcgtacctaataaagtggctagcTAGTGTATATTTTGGTGTTAAAACTGTTAATATTGCTACATATTAGTCTTGTTTCATCACTTTGCAAAACAGTTATTCCATACAAAGCAATGTTCAAGTTCCTGTCCTGTGACACTGTTTAATTAAATCTTAAATCATTCATCCTGGTGTGTGCTGCATTTAATAGGCAGTATACACCATGTTGCAGGTCTCTGCTGCGACACCCCGCTGAAAACATGATAGGAGCGCCCCTGGCAGGCTGTCTCCTTAGTTTGTTTGCGTTAGCTTCCGCATTCACAGCCCTTTAAAACCTTTTACCACTGCTGTGCTCCTGTTACGGTCACGGTGATTTGGAAACTGTACTATGCCTCAAAATGTGTGCTCACCCCTGTCTGAGCCATTCCGAAAGGTCCGGGATTCATCCCCAAAAACAGGATCTTTTGTCCGGCCTGACAGTACTTCTCCACATAGCAGCGGTGGGTGTCCCAGGCGTACTCCAGCGGGTTGTAGATGTACCGGACAGGGTCGCTGAAGCGGAGGCCACGGAGGTGAGCGTTCAGCTCCAGTTCAGCCCGCAGAAACCTGGCAGAGGGGGTCTCATGAGCAGCATTAAAGCCCCGCTCCTTTGATTCACAGACGGGCACATTCTCTTCTCCGTCTCCACAAGCGACTTCACCGGCTTCACTCGCAGAAGAGTTTTcattgaacattttttaaaattattatatatgctcccatttaaaaaaaaagcagcaataaCTTTGCGTTTTCAAACCGGTAAAGTACTGAAcccaggtttttgttgttgttcgggGTCTTTAAGCGAGACTATTTTCTTCCTCTGCGTCTTTCAGTCACTTGATTCGAGTCGGCTGCTGCCACCTACAGTAACAATGGTGTTATTACagccaccaaaaaaaaagacaagcagaGTTATGACGGAGAGATTATTATGAGATGAAACTCAAAGAATAAAATCTATAGAAGACTACCACAGCAGCAAACATGGTGGCAGAAGTATAAAAATACTTTACAAAGTACTTTGTGGCAACATCCAACTTTTTAAACCGCccccttaataaaaaaaaaaaaaaaaaaaaaaaaaaaaaggttcaataTATAAAGCTAATTATTGAGAAGGAAGTTAGTTTGAATGCTAGTTCAAAATAAATGCCAGGAAGTGTTTAAAAGATGGCAGAACACACCGTGGACTGATtaacacaaatacatttaactGAACAAGTGTATATTAaatttatatacacacatgcCAACTTCATTAGGCACAACTGTTTCACTGTGCgttaatgcaaatatataaTCTGCAAAATCAAATGTCAGCAACTCAGTACATTTAGGCATATAGATATGGTCGAGatgacctgttgaagttcaaagTGAGCATTAGAATGAGGAAGAAGCGTGACTTTGAGAGTGGCATGGTTTTTGGTGCCAGACAGATGGGATACAACTCCTGTTAgctaacaacaggaaacagggaacagttcacacaggctcactaAAACcggacaacagaagactgaaaaCATTGCCTGGACTGATGATTCTCAGTTGCCACTGCAACATTCAGGTGGTAGGAACAGAGGTCAATAACATGCTCTACCTTTTGAACACCAGTTACAATGTGAGCATGAACAAATCACAATAACCTCTTTTTTGTGATTGTCCTGATACTCTTCACTATGGGTTACAACCTTTGTCATAATAAGCTCACATAAACACCAGAGGAAATCATCTCTGTCAAAaggacaataaataaaaatgtattaagtagaagttacattaaaataaacaaaacatggaGCCACCTTGATGTTAAATCAAATACAAGTGACACATcattgaagtgttttttttaacttacctgagatcaaaaacacacaaattttaaaaaaaaaatcatattcctttacaaattcttttttttttattatttcagcatAATAGTAAGAAGCCTCTCCTCTGATTTTCATACAGTTGAAACTAATTGGATCACAAGGGTACATATTAGTTAGCCCATTTTACATTAATcattgtaacatttttttagGAAGTTATTCTTATGCACTCATTTTCCTACACAAAATAATCAATATCAAGATCCTATCTTAACTGAGGACCATAACTCTGCATGCAAgactaataaagaaaacaactaaTCTGTGATAGCTACTGTTATGCTGTTGTTCATCTAATACCATTGTCAATATAATTTACTACAAATACCAGGGACTTTGtataagaaagaaaacattttcttgcAGTACTACTGCCTCTAGTGTCAAAAATCACCGAACATCCTGGGCTCTCAACTGTACTGATCCAAATTGTTCTGTCCGCCTTTCGTGTCAAGTTCAGGAGAAATAGGCTTTGTCTAAAACCTAAAATCTAGTACAGATTGAAGGACAAAAATATccatctctttttttgtctttttttccttacactccagtgtttacaatttcATCAGAATAAAAAAGGTCCTTGAAACAATCATCAAAAATGTGATGACAAACtcgcagacaaaaaaaaaaaacagaaaataaaagcctCCTTTGATCTGtctgtaaaaagaagaaaataaaacctcAATCTTACAACAGGGTTCTATTGCATTTAACAATGAGAATACTAAAAACAGTGAATGACAAAAACGTATTAACAAGTGACGTCTACTATATATTGTATTGCCCTTTTGCCGTTTTCAGTATGTGCTCACACCAGAAGTGTCCCTTCCACAGATTGGGAATAGTGTTTCCACAGCAGAGGATTTCATTTCTCAAACTTGGCTCCTCTGCTCTTTAAAAGGCCAAGCCGCTGATAACAGAATCCCATCTTTGTGCACACAGATTTGATAATCAATGGACCATTTAAAGAAAGCTTCTCATTAATACTTTTGGTAAAACATCACTCGACTCAGTCTTCCACTTCTCTGTATCGAACACAAACATCTCTTCATCCTACAATTCACAGACCATAGAAAGCGTGG
This DNA window, taken from Astatotilapia calliptera chromosome 5, fAstCal1.2, whole genome shotgun sequence, encodes the following:
- the LOC113022597 gene encoding single-strand selective monofunctional uracil DNA glycosylase; protein product: MFNENSSASEAGEVACGDGEENVPVCESKERGFNAAHETPSARFLRAELELNAHLRGLRFSDPVRYIYNPLEYAWDTHRCYVEKYCQAGQKILFLGMNPGPFGMAQTGVPFGEVKSVVDWLKITGEVGRPQNEHPKRRITGLSCTQSEVSGARFWGFFRKLCGDPEVFFQHCFVHNLCPLIFMSDSGKNLTPPELPAAEREALLRLCDVALCQVVEALNVSMVIGVGKVAEQRARRALSAAGVSVRVEGIMHPSPRNPLANKGWEDVAKAKLQELGVLSLLIKTCANKS